DNA sequence from the Sphingomonas sp. genome:
ATCAACGTGTTCGATACGCTGGGCGTCAGCCACGGCTTCAAGCAGACTGCGGCGCTGGTCGTCGGCGGCATTGCCGGCCTGGCGGCGTTCGTCGGTTGCAGCCTGCTGCTTCATCGCCGCCTGTTCGACCCCCGCATCCGGCGCAGTTCCTCCTTCGGCGACATTGCCGTACTGGTGCTGATCTGGGTGCAACTCGTGCTCGGCATCCTCACCACCTGGTGGACGATCGAGCATCTCGACGGCAGCGAGATGGTCCGCTTCATGAGTTGGGCGAACGGTATCTTGACGCTCGATCCGGCCGCGCCCGACCAGATTCGCGAGGTGGCGCTCGTCTATAAGCTCCACATCATCCTCGGCCTCACCCTGTTCCTGATCACGCCCTTCACCCGGCTCGTCCATATCTGGAGCGCGCCGATCTGGTTCCTGATGCGGCCGGGCTACCAGATCGTCCGCTCGCGCCGGTCGGTGAAGGCCGAGCCTTCGCCGACGCACGGGCCCGTCGGCGGCGCGCCGAGCTACGGCGGATCGGCAGTGCTTCGCGCGCAGGCCGAGGAAGGGCAGGCAGGCGCATGAGCCGCCGCCTCGACGTCATCAACCTGGGCGATCCCGAGCAAAGCCGGCCCGCGCCGGCCATGCCGAGCGCCTGCGAAAGCCATGGCTGCGGCGGTCCGGAGCCGGCCCTCCCGCCGCCGCCAAGCTTCGGAGAGGTGCGCGTAAACGGCGTCGAGATCGAGCCGGAAGCGATCGCGCAGGAGATCCAGCACCATCCGGCGCCCGACGCGGAGACGGCCTGGGTCGAGGCCGCCCGAGCCCTCGCCGTGCGCGAGCTCCTGATGCAGGAGGCGCGGCGGCTCGGCCTCGAGGCCGAACCGGAAACCGACGAAGCGGGCCGCCTGGAGGCCGAGGACGACGCGCTGATGCGGAGTCTGCTCGAGGCAGAGGTGCGGCCGGAGACCGCCGGCGAGACGGAGTGCCGGCGCTACTACGAGGCACAGCGGCATCGCTTCCGCACACCCGATCTCTTCGAGGCGTCCCATATCCTGATCGAGCCGGACGGCGCCGGCGAAGCGGCCTGGGCCGCGGCCGAAGCGCAGGCGCGAACGATCGCCGCCAAGGCC
Encoded proteins:
- the narI gene encoding respiratory nitrate reductase subunit gamma, yielding MNDFINQLAFGWYPYLAVTVLVVGSIMRFDSNQYSWRSQSSQFLRRKQMVLGSNLFHMGILILLVGHFVGLLTPINVFDTLGVSHGFKQTAALVVGGIAGLAAFVGCSLLLHRRLFDPRIRRSSSFGDIAVLVLIWVQLVLGILTTWWTIEHLDGSEMVRFMSWANGILTLDPAAPDQIREVALVYKLHIILGLTLFLITPFTRLVHIWSAPIWFLMRPGYQIVRSRRSVKAEPSPTHGPVGGAPSYGGSAVLRAQAEEGQAGA
- a CDS encoding peptidylprolyl isomerase, whose translation is MSRRLDVINLGDPEQSRPAPAMPSACESHGCGGPEPALPPPPSFGEVRVNGVEIEPEAIAQEIQHHPAPDAETAWVEAARALAVRELLMQEARRLGLEAEPETDEAGRLEAEDDALMRSLLEAEVRPETAGETECRRYYEAQRHRFRTPDLFEASHILIEPDGAGEAAWAAAEAQARTIAAKAGDDPKAFAEAARAFSKCPSAQQDGSLGQIRRGELAAPVQAGIEALAQGTTGREPVRSRFGWHVLRLQRRIEGRILPFEIVQARIADMLEARSWSLAAARYVAELAARSGVEGVVIDSGNGF